A single Blastococcus colisei DNA region contains:
- a CDS encoding HNH endonuclease signature motif containing protein, translating to MFDDVVVLTAEEYDAYVIACLETEFGADYPDAADFVRDEHQRFLDARARLLCAGAAQLDQAAAADRDAARAAAARARALAAFARSRPAAMFDRAPGERGAASAASVAARPAALTEVSEWAVDEAAATLGISARAASLMLVQAVTLVEGLPATLAALTAGDISPAHATVLVELAGPVSTPQKRAQVEAAVLPRAPRQTTAALRACVRRAVTRIDAAAAAQRLAEAVRNRQVRLDARDDGMSAMTTLWATPLARACHQTLSAYATACTYDENGDRDPRTHQQRMADCLADLILRPHADHPPVQIALTLVTGADTLTGHGPGADEPAEVDGDLVPAALARELAYVFGLLPRPAPATPHTPSHDTDTAAHASENDGTDTVDDAADDPTDTVDDAADDPTDTVDLTGTVDDADDEASHTADDAVPSAAAENDASGSDAGGNDAITPHDAGGGKVPPTGEGGSAARLAALRAAERAAARELGTAYAGRPADVGSAASAQAALTRLLDTRRLIDTALAERPRIAVTDRLTGTLLALTDSIELRAAAATGHGLGPPPGTDGYRPTDPLHRFVRLRDRRCRFPGCRARARCCDLDHQTPHPHGPTAHDNLACLCEHHHRLSHQAPGWRLHRDPDGGLVWTLPGGRTLTTHPPAFGTDDGSTPTVIPSPPTAQEKYAAALARISASSPGPPDPLIPY from the coding sequence GTGTTCGACGACGTGGTGGTGTTGACGGCGGAGGAGTACGACGCCTACGTCATCGCCTGCCTCGAGACCGAGTTCGGCGCCGACTACCCCGATGCCGCCGACTTCGTCCGCGACGAGCACCAGCGCTTCCTCGACGCCCGAGCCCGGCTGCTGTGCGCCGGCGCGGCCCAGCTCGACCAGGCGGCCGCCGCCGACCGGGACGCCGCCCGCGCCGCCGCCGCCCGCGCCCGGGCGCTGGCCGCCTTCGCCCGCAGCCGCCCGGCGGCGATGTTCGACCGCGCACCCGGCGAACGGGGCGCGGCCTCGGCGGCGTCGGTCGCCGCCCGGCCCGCCGCACTCACCGAGGTCAGCGAATGGGCCGTGGACGAGGCCGCGGCCACGCTGGGCATCTCCGCGCGGGCCGCCTCGCTCATGCTGGTCCAGGCGGTGACCCTCGTCGAGGGCCTGCCCGCCACCCTCGCCGCCCTCACCGCCGGCGACATCTCCCCCGCCCACGCCACGGTGCTGGTCGAGCTCGCCGGCCCGGTGTCCACACCGCAGAAACGCGCGCAGGTGGAGGCGGCGGTGCTGCCCCGGGCCCCGCGGCAGACCACCGCCGCGCTGCGGGCCTGCGTACGGCGCGCGGTCACCCGCATCGACGCCGCCGCCGCCGCGCAGCGACTGGCCGAGGCCGTACGGAACAGGCAGGTGCGGCTGGACGCCCGCGACGACGGCATGTCGGCGATGACCACGCTGTGGGCCACTCCGCTCGCCCGCGCCTGCCACCAGACGCTCAGCGCCTACGCCACGGCCTGCACGTACGACGAGAACGGCGACCGTGACCCCCGCACCCACCAGCAGCGCATGGCCGACTGCCTCGCCGACCTCATCCTGCGCCCGCACGCCGACCACCCGCCGGTGCAGATCGCACTGACCCTGGTCACCGGCGCCGACACCCTCACCGGGCACGGGCCCGGTGCCGACGAGCCGGCCGAGGTCGACGGCGACCTCGTGCCCGCCGCCCTGGCCCGCGAACTGGCGTACGTGTTCGGCCTGCTCCCGCGGCCCGCCCCGGCGACCCCCCACACCCCCAGCCACGACACCGACACCGCCGCGCACGCCAGCGAGAACGACGGCACCGACACGGTCGACGACGCCGCCGATGACCCCACCGACACGGTCGACGACGCCGCCGATGACCCCACCGACACGGTGGACCTCACCGGCACGGTCGACGACGCCGACGATGAGGCCAGCCACACGGCCGATGACGCCGTTCCGAGTGCTGCCGCCGAGAACGACGCCAGTGGGAGCGACGCCGGCGGGAACGACGCGATCACCCCACACGACGCCGGCGGCGGGAAGGTGCCACCGACCGGCGAGGGCGGATCGGCGGCGCGCCTGGCCGCGTTGCGGGCCGCGGAACGCGCCGCGGCCCGGGAGCTGGGGACGGCCTACGCCGGCCGGCCCGCCGACGTGGGGTCCGCCGCGTCGGCGCAGGCGGCGTTGACCCGGCTGCTGGACACCCGCCGGCTGATCGACACCGCACTCGCCGAACGGCCCCGCATCGCGGTGACCGACCGGCTGACCGGGACGCTGCTGGCGCTGACCGACAGCATCGAACTGCGCGCGGCCGCCGCCACCGGACACGGACTCGGGCCCCCACCGGGCACCGACGGCTACCGGCCCACCGACCCCCTGCACCGCTTCGTGAGACTGCGCGATCGCCGCTGTCGCTTCCCCGGTTGTCGCGCCCGCGCCCGCTGCTGCGACCTCGACCACCAGACCCCACACCCCCACGGGCCCACGGCGCACGACAACCTCGCCTGCCTCTGCGAGCACCATCACCGCCTCTCCCACCAGGCCCCGGGCTGGCGGCTGCACCGCGACCCCGACGGCGGCCTGGTGTGGACCCTGCCCGGCGGACGCACCCTCACCACCCACCCGCCCGCCTTCGGCACCGACGACGGCAGCACCCCGACCGTCATCCCGTCACCGCCCACGGCTCAGGAGAAGTACGCCGCCGCGCTGGCGAGGATCAGCGCATCCAGCCCCGGCCCGCCCGACCCGCTCATCCCGTACTGA
- a CDS encoding ATP-binding protein produces the protein MDPVRNPYAPGAGQRPPELAGRDSELSAFDVVLERIAHGRPERSLVLTGLRGVGKTVLLNQLRSAAISRGWGTGKIEARPEQSLRRPVSSALHMALRELGPRHKDQESMEEVLGVLKAFAQRQAPAEAKVRDRWQPGIDVPAASGRADSGDMEIDLVELLSDAAGVAADIGSGIALFIDEMQDVQPDDVSAICAACHELSQQGAPLIVVGAGLPHLPAVLSASKSYSERLFRYLRIDRLDREAADRALLAPAAREDVEFETDALDALYAAADGYPYFVQAYGKVTWDVAASSPITAADVVMAAPVAEAELAVGFFGSRYDRATPAEREYMHAMAELGGPGGTAVATSEVAVSLGRKPASLSPARDSLIKKGLVYSAERGQIAFTVPHFGRYLLRHPD, from the coding sequence ATGGATCCCGTGCGGAACCCGTATGCCCCCGGTGCCGGCCAGCGCCCCCCGGAGCTGGCCGGACGCGACTCGGAGCTGTCCGCCTTCGACGTCGTCCTGGAGCGGATCGCGCACGGCCGCCCCGAGCGCTCGCTCGTGCTGACCGGGCTGCGCGGCGTCGGCAAGACCGTGCTGCTGAACCAGCTGCGGTCGGCCGCGATCTCGCGCGGCTGGGGCACCGGCAAGATCGAGGCTCGCCCGGAGCAGTCGCTGCGCAGGCCGGTGTCCTCGGCCCTGCACATGGCCCTGCGCGAGCTCGGCCCGCGGCACAAGGACCAGGAGTCGATGGAGGAGGTCCTGGGCGTCCTCAAGGCGTTCGCGCAGCGGCAGGCCCCGGCCGAGGCGAAGGTGCGGGACCGCTGGCAGCCGGGCATCGACGTCCCTGCCGCCAGCGGGCGGGCCGACTCCGGCGACATGGAGATCGACCTCGTCGAGCTGCTCAGCGACGCCGCCGGGGTGGCTGCCGACATCGGCAGCGGGATCGCCCTGTTCATCGACGAGATGCAGGACGTCCAGCCCGACGACGTCTCGGCCATCTGCGCCGCCTGCCACGAACTATCCCAGCAGGGCGCGCCGCTGATCGTCGTCGGCGCGGGCCTCCCCCACCTACCCGCCGTGCTGTCCGCATCGAAGAGCTACTCCGAGCGGCTCTTCCGCTACCTGCGCATCGACCGGCTCGACCGGGAGGCCGCCGACCGCGCGCTGCTCGCACCGGCCGCCCGGGAGGACGTCGAGTTCGAAACCGACGCCCTCGACGCCCTCTACGCGGCCGCGGACGGCTATCCCTACTTCGTCCAGGCCTACGGCAAGGTCACCTGGGACGTCGCGGCCTCCTCCCCCATCACCGCTGCCGACGTCGTCATGGCCGCGCCGGTCGCCGAGGCCGAGCTGGCGGTGGGCTTCTTCGGCTCGCGCTACGACCGGGCGACCCCGGCCGAGCGGGAGTACATGCACGCGATGGCCGAGCTGGGTGGTCCCGGCGGGACGGCGGTGGCGACGAGCGAGGTCGCGGTCTCCCTGGGCCGCAAACCGGCGTCGCTCTCGCCCGCGCGCGACTCGCTGATCAAGAAGGGCCTCGTCTACTCCGCCGAGCGCGGGCAGATCGCCTTCACCGTGCCCCACTTCGGCCGTTACCTGCTCCGCCACCCCGACTGA
- a CDS encoding glycoside hydrolase family 15 protein: protein MPLRPIVRTDGYLPIEDHGLIGDGLTCALVARDGAIPWLCLPNFDSRPFLAGILDAERGGSLDVIPVGLQGSRQRYLPDTGILVTEMQGPDGRLELTDCLTLRSGADLSEPVPSGRGELLRLARAVGGTVEVDVLLTPMDGVLVRSELGAWRIHWAAQPSLEILFSASHPLTVAGDGSIRGRVTLREGEQLTVALQWSGQTHTRIRTEPERLIEQTAAAWRSWADRLQYTGPQTDLVRRSALTLKLLDHAPTGAIMAAATSSLPEEIGGVRNWDYRYTWVRDAAFSSYALRRIGMQDESDAFLAWTLRNIERDDRASIVYTLDGKRPGMEWQDLALSGYRGSGPVRWGNGAARQVQNDVYGELLDVAYQWVRAGGALDEPLWGALQELTEQAIGQWSTPDNGIWEIRDAGRPFTYSVAMCHVAVDRALRIGEICGLPHPRQRWRHEADRISATLLESSWDPDRGTFTEHLTPPGQGDRGGLDGSLLTLPLRGVVRADDPRMVATTEAVRRYLDAGDGLLYRYLHTESPDGLAGGEGAFLLCSFWLVDNLVGQGRLEEAHGLYESLCGRANELGLLAEEIDPATGTFLGNFPQAFSHVGVISSGWNLTRAEAAAAGGTAR from the coding sequence TTGCCATTGCGTCCCATCGTCCGGACCGACGGATATCTGCCCATCGAGGACCACGGGCTGATCGGGGACGGTCTCACCTGCGCCCTCGTGGCCCGGGACGGTGCCATCCCCTGGCTGTGCCTGCCGAACTTCGACAGCCGACCGTTCCTCGCGGGGATCCTCGACGCCGAACGCGGCGGCTCCCTGGACGTCATCCCGGTCGGCCTCCAGGGGTCCCGGCAGCGCTACCTGCCCGACACCGGGATCCTGGTGACCGAGATGCAGGGCCCGGACGGGCGGCTGGAGCTCACCGACTGCCTGACGCTGCGGTCGGGCGCGGACCTGTCCGAGCCGGTGCCCTCCGGCCGCGGCGAGCTCCTGCGGCTGGCGCGCGCCGTCGGGGGCACGGTCGAGGTCGACGTCCTGTTGACCCCGATGGACGGCGTGCTCGTGCGCTCCGAACTCGGTGCCTGGCGGATCCACTGGGCCGCCCAGCCGAGCCTCGAGATCCTGTTCTCCGCCTCGCACCCGCTCACCGTTGCCGGCGACGGATCCATCCGCGGGCGGGTCACCCTGCGCGAGGGCGAACAACTGACCGTCGCGCTCCAGTGGTCCGGGCAGACCCATACCCGGATCCGCACGGAACCCGAGCGGCTCATCGAGCAGACGGCGGCGGCCTGGCGCAGCTGGGCCGATCGCCTGCAGTACACGGGGCCGCAGACCGACCTGGTCCGCCGGTCCGCCCTGACCCTGAAGCTGCTCGACCACGCGCCGACCGGGGCGATCATGGCGGCGGCGACGTCCTCGCTGCCCGAGGAGATCGGCGGCGTCCGGAACTGGGACTACCGCTACACCTGGGTGCGGGACGCGGCGTTCTCCAGCTACGCGCTGCGGCGCATCGGCATGCAGGACGAGTCCGACGCCTTCCTGGCCTGGACCCTGCGCAACATCGAGCGCGACGACCGGGCCAGCATCGTCTACACCCTCGACGGCAAGCGCCCCGGCATGGAGTGGCAGGACCTGGCGCTCTCCGGCTACCGCGGCTCGGGCCCGGTCCGCTGGGGCAACGGCGCGGCACGGCAGGTCCAGAACGACGTCTACGGCGAGTTGCTGGACGTCGCCTACCAGTGGGTGCGCGCCGGAGGCGCGCTCGACGAGCCGCTGTGGGGTGCGCTGCAGGAGCTGACGGAGCAGGCCATCGGCCAGTGGTCGACGCCGGACAACGGCATCTGGGAGATCCGGGACGCCGGACGGCCGTTCACCTACTCGGTCGCGATGTGCCACGTCGCGGTCGACCGGGCGCTCCGGATCGGCGAGATCTGCGGTCTGCCGCATCCGCGGCAACGATGGCGCCACGAGGCCGACCGGATCTCCGCGACCCTCCTCGAGTCGTCGTGGGACCCGGATCGGGGCACCTTCACCGAGCACCTCACGCCTCCGGGACAGGGCGATCGAGGCGGGCTGGACGGCTCGCTGCTCACCCTGCCGCTGCGCGGCGTCGTCCGGGCCGACGATCCCCGGATGGTGGCCACGACCGAGGCGGTGCGCCGCTATCTCGATGCGGGCGACGGACTCCTCTACCGGTACCTGCACACCGAGTCACCCGACGGTCTGGCGGGCGGGGAGGGTGCCTTCCTGCTCTGCAGTTTCTGGCTGGTCGACAACCTGGTCGGCCAGGGCCGGCTCGAGGAGGCGCACGGCCTGTACGAGTCGTTGTGCGGCCGGGCGAACGAACTGGGACTCCTGGCCGAGGAGATCGACCCGGCGACCGGGACGTTCCTCGGCAACTTCCCGCAGGCGTTCAGCCATGTCGGGGTGATCAGCAGCGGGTGGAACCTGACCCGGGCCGAGGCTGCGGCGGCCGGCGGGACCGCACGATGA
- a CDS encoding NAD-glutamate dehydrogenase encodes MASTTAVPPTPVRGPDGGPSAGSLTELAALEAARDEKRQLLGRAAEAALAAKRDLPTGCTPDDLPALLQRYYWSEPAAEVLGHEPAELAELALGHLRLAEVRPPGSATVDAHALPDGRAVVRLVTDDMPYLVDSVTAEVVRQGFTLAHIVHPVVVVRRDLRGQILAFCDSSAAAGCGADALTESWMAVVLDGPLDEEASTDLVTGLRTVLDDVRAVDEDAERLRTRLLELAGRLDELVGVASPSGTDADPADDPAEAAALLRWLADGNFVLLGAREVEQATGRGKPSAAVVPGTGLGVLRSDTDMSEPTTRLPEAVRTPGQHLLTVTKADTRSPVYRRAWLDLVAVTLPPDRDGRARQFRFVGLFPSAAYTSSVVDVPLVRRRVAEVVARSGVPADSHTGKELLEVLETYPRDELLQVGADQLLPVATAVLHLKERRQTRLFLRQDPTGRFWSALVYVPRDRYTTEVRLAMQQLLLERLGGASIEYTARSTESVLARLHFVVRVPVGRRGSPKPMTVDVDALQAELAAAARSWTDELADALQARHGAEAEKLLSRVADAFPTGYQQDFSAEQAVDDLTRLDGLAPGQISMRLWTPKGAAAGERRLSIYRVGQRLLLSEVLPVLQNMGVDVVDERPYEIDRIGAPPTWIYDFGVAVPAAELPLIRSLPERFTEAVSAVWRGEAEDDGLGALVLLAGLNWRQVSVVRAYVQWLRQAGLPFGQSYVEQTLAAHPDVVARLVLLFETRFSPGRGNGRAERQEELVEALQASIGEVASLDADRVLSSLLAAVTATQRTTYYAMSSSASPALAVKLDPHAVPDLPEPRPAREVWVSSPRVMGIHLRFGAVARGGLRWSDRREDLRTEVLGLVKAQMVKNTVIVPTGAKGGFVVKNPPPDGASRDEVVAEGQACYTIFIGALLSLTDNLVDGTVVPPEKVVRHDGDDTYLVVAADKGTATFSDLANSVAIERGFWLGDAFASGGSVGYDHKAMGITARGAWESVTRHFRELGVDVQAQDFTVVGIGDMSGDVFGNGMLLSEHIRLVAAFDHRHVFVDPNPDAAASFAERRRLFGLQRSSWADYNRSRISAGGGVWPRTAKAIPVSEPMRAALGIADGADTLTPVDLIRAILLAPVDLLFNGGIGTYVKASTESALDAGDKANDAVRVDGEKLRARVVGEGGNLGLTQRGRVEYALTGGRVNTDAIDNSAGVDTSDHEVNIKIALNRVVDDGEIDAAGRAALLGEMADEVAAAVLADNHDQNATLAVEATSARSLLDAHERLLRSLERSGRLVRSVEALPDDRALAERRRDGHALTSPELSVLLAYAKLETGDVVLQTDLPDDPALEDLLTSYFPSRLRERFPAAITGHPLRREIIATALTNRAVNIAGATGLFRLSQETGVPLDRVVRAHVVARAVFDVDRQWDAVGALDNHVSATTQVELRTEVTRLAERTARWLLRQPDLVADPAPPVAAVRDRFASSVTAVRAALPHWLLGAEAEAYAARVARLQEAGVPPELSAEAAAAPLLPAALDLAVVTERTGAPVALSGPVMQCLSERLGLVPLRELVLALPRDRRWPSMARASLRDDLASETASLTEDVLSARRSDEDEPKELVAAWVAGWDATQARSAAQLADIASGERHELAELLVAVRTLRGLRKRRQARRLPRPAAP; translated from the coding sequence ATGGCCAGCACCACCGCCGTACCGCCGACGCCGGTACGCGGACCGGACGGCGGGCCCTCGGCCGGTTCCCTGACCGAACTCGCCGCGCTCGAGGCCGCCCGCGACGAGAAGCGGCAGCTCCTGGGCCGTGCGGCCGAAGCGGCACTGGCCGCGAAGCGCGACCTGCCTACCGGCTGCACCCCCGACGACCTGCCGGCTCTGCTGCAGCGCTACTACTGGAGCGAGCCCGCCGCCGAGGTCCTCGGCCACGAACCTGCCGAACTCGCCGAACTCGCACTCGGCCACCTCCGCCTCGCCGAGGTGCGGCCCCCGGGGTCGGCCACGGTCGACGCACACGCGCTCCCCGACGGGAGGGCGGTCGTCCGGCTCGTCACCGACGACATGCCCTACCTGGTCGACTCGGTCACCGCCGAGGTCGTCCGGCAGGGCTTCACGCTGGCCCACATCGTCCACCCGGTCGTGGTGGTGCGCCGTGACCTGCGGGGGCAGATCCTGGCCTTCTGCGACAGCAGCGCGGCCGCCGGCTGCGGCGCCGACGCGCTCACCGAGTCCTGGATGGCCGTCGTCCTCGACGGACCGCTGGACGAGGAGGCCAGCACCGACCTCGTCACCGGCCTGCGCACGGTGCTCGACGACGTCCGGGCCGTCGACGAGGACGCCGAGCGCCTGCGGACCCGGCTGCTCGAGCTGGCCGGCCGCCTCGACGAGCTCGTCGGCGTCGCTTCCCCCTCCGGCACGGACGCCGACCCCGCCGACGACCCCGCCGAGGCCGCCGCCCTCCTGCGCTGGCTGGCCGACGGCAACTTCGTCCTGCTCGGTGCGCGGGAGGTCGAGCAGGCGACGGGACGCGGGAAGCCGTCCGCGGCAGTCGTCCCGGGCACCGGCCTCGGGGTGCTGCGCAGCGACACCGACATGAGCGAGCCGACGACCCGACTGCCCGAGGCCGTGCGGACGCCGGGGCAGCACCTGCTCACGGTGACCAAGGCCGACACCCGCTCGCCGGTCTACCGGCGGGCGTGGCTGGACCTGGTAGCGGTCACCCTGCCACCCGATCGGGACGGACGGGCGCGCCAGTTCCGCTTCGTCGGGTTGTTCCCGTCCGCGGCGTACACGAGCAGCGTCGTCGACGTGCCGCTGGTGCGTCGCCGGGTGGCGGAGGTCGTGGCCCGCTCCGGCGTCCCGGCCGACAGCCACACCGGCAAGGAGCTGCTGGAGGTACTGGAGACCTACCCGCGCGACGAACTGCTGCAGGTCGGCGCCGACCAGCTGCTGCCCGTGGCGACCGCGGTGCTGCACTTGAAGGAACGCCGGCAGACCCGGCTGTTCCTCCGTCAGGACCCGACCGGGCGGTTCTGGTCCGCCCTGGTCTACGTGCCGCGGGACCGGTACACGACCGAGGTCCGGCTGGCCATGCAGCAGCTGCTGCTGGAGCGGCTCGGCGGCGCCAGCATCGAGTACACGGCGCGCTCGACGGAGTCGGTCCTCGCGCGGCTGCACTTCGTCGTCCGCGTGCCGGTGGGGCGCCGCGGCAGCCCCAAGCCGATGACCGTCGACGTCGACGCCCTGCAGGCCGAGCTGGCCGCGGCCGCCCGCAGCTGGACCGACGAGCTCGCCGACGCCCTGCAGGCCCGGCACGGCGCCGAGGCGGAGAAGCTCCTCTCCCGCGTCGCGGACGCCTTCCCCACCGGCTACCAGCAGGACTTCTCCGCCGAGCAGGCCGTCGACGACCTCACCCGGCTGGACGGCCTCGCCCCGGGCCAGATCTCGATGCGGCTCTGGACGCCGAAGGGCGCCGCGGCGGGGGAGCGGCGGCTCTCCATCTACCGGGTCGGGCAGCGGCTGCTGCTGTCGGAGGTGCTGCCGGTCCTGCAGAACATGGGCGTGGACGTCGTCGACGAGCGGCCGTACGAGATCGACCGCATCGGTGCCCCTCCGACGTGGATCTACGACTTCGGCGTCGCGGTGCCCGCGGCCGAGCTGCCGCTGATCCGCTCGCTCCCGGAGCGGTTCACCGAGGCCGTCAGCGCGGTCTGGCGCGGCGAGGCCGAGGACGACGGCCTCGGTGCGCTGGTGCTCCTGGCGGGGCTGAACTGGCGGCAGGTCAGCGTGGTGCGGGCCTACGTGCAGTGGCTGCGACAGGCCGGGCTCCCGTTCGGGCAGTCCTACGTGGAACAGACCCTGGCCGCGCATCCCGACGTCGTCGCCCGCCTGGTCCTGCTGTTCGAGACGAGGTTCTCCCCGGGCAGGGGAAACGGCCGGGCCGAGCGCCAGGAGGAGCTGGTCGAGGCGTTGCAGGCCTCGATCGGCGAGGTGGCGTCGTTGGACGCCGACCGGGTGCTCAGCTCGCTGCTCGCCGCGGTCACCGCCACCCAGCGGACCACCTACTACGCCATGTCCTCCTCTGCCAGCCCCGCCCTGGCCGTCAAGCTCGACCCGCACGCCGTGCCCGACCTGCCCGAGCCGCGCCCCGCCCGCGAGGTGTGGGTCAGCTCGCCCCGCGTCATGGGCATCCACCTGCGCTTCGGCGCCGTCGCGCGGGGTGGTCTGCGCTGGTCCGACCGGCGCGAGGACCTGCGCACCGAGGTGCTCGGTCTGGTCAAGGCGCAGATGGTCAAGAACACGGTCATCGTGCCGACCGGGGCCAAGGGCGGCTTCGTCGTCAAGAACCCGCCCCCGGACGGGGCCTCGCGCGACGAGGTCGTCGCCGAGGGGCAGGCCTGCTACACGATCTTCATCGGGGCGCTGCTCTCGCTCACCGACAATCTGGTGGACGGCACGGTCGTCCCGCCGGAGAAGGTCGTGCGGCACGACGGCGACGACACCTACCTCGTGGTGGCGGCCGACAAGGGGACGGCGACCTTCTCCGACCTCGCCAACTCCGTCGCGATCGAGCGCGGCTTCTGGCTCGGCGACGCCTTCGCCTCGGGCGGCTCGGTCGGCTACGACCACAAGGCCATGGGCATCACCGCCCGGGGCGCGTGGGAGTCGGTCACCCGGCACTTCCGCGAGCTCGGCGTCGACGTGCAGGCGCAGGACTTCACCGTGGTCGGCATCGGCGACATGTCCGGCGACGTCTTCGGCAACGGCATGCTGCTGTCGGAGCACATCCGTCTCGTGGCCGCCTTCGACCACCGGCACGTGTTCGTGGACCCGAATCCCGACGCGGCGGCGTCCTTCGCCGAGCGCCGGCGGCTGTTCGGGCTGCAGCGCTCGTCGTGGGCGGACTACAACCGCTCGCGGATCAGCGCCGGCGGAGGGGTGTGGCCACGGACGGCGAAGGCGATCCCGGTCTCCGAGCCGATGCGGGCCGCCCTCGGCATCGCCGACGGCGCCGACACGCTCACCCCCGTCGACCTCATCCGGGCGATCCTGTTGGCGCCGGTCGACCTGCTGTTCAACGGCGGCATCGGCACCTACGTGAAGGCGTCGACCGAGAGCGCCCTGGACGCGGGGGACAAGGCCAACGACGCCGTCCGGGTGGACGGCGAAAAGCTGCGTGCCCGCGTGGTCGGGGAGGGCGGCAACCTCGGCCTGACCCAGCGCGGCCGCGTCGAGTACGCCCTCACCGGTGGCCGGGTGAACACCGACGCCATCGACAACTCCGCGGGCGTCGACACGTCCGACCACGAGGTCAACATCAAGATCGCGCTGAACCGGGTGGTGGACGACGGCGAGATCGACGCCGCCGGCCGGGCCGCGCTGCTGGGCGAGATGGCCGACGAGGTCGCCGCCGCCGTCCTCGCCGACAACCACGACCAGAACGCGACCCTGGCCGTGGAGGCCACCTCGGCCCGCAGCCTGCTGGACGCCCACGAGCGACTCCTCCGGTCGCTGGAGCGGTCGGGCCGGCTGGTCCGCAGCGTCGAGGCGCTGCCCGACGACCGCGCTCTGGCCGAGCGCCGGCGGGACGGGCATGCGCTGACCAGCCCCGAGCTCTCGGTCCTGCTCGCCTACGCCAAACTCGAGACCGGCGACGTCGTCCTGCAGACCGACCTGCCCGACGACCCCGCGCTCGAGGACCTGCTGACCAGCTACTTCCCGAGCCGGCTGCGGGAGCGGTTCCCGGCCGCGATCACCGGCCACCCGCTGCGGCGGGAGATCATCGCGACGGCACTGACGAACCGGGCGGTCAACATCGCCGGGGCCACCGGGCTGTTCCGGCTCTCGCAGGAGACCGGCGTGCCGCTCGACCGCGTCGTACGGGCGCACGTCGTGGCCCGCGCGGTGTTCGACGTCGACCGGCAGTGGGACGCCGTGGGCGCGCTGGACAACCACGTGTCGGCGACGACGCAGGTCGAGCTGCGCACCGAGGTCACCCGTCTGGCCGAGCGGACGGCGCGCTGGCTGCTGCGCCAGCCCGACCTCGTCGCCGACCCGGCGCCTCCCGTCGCCGCTGTGAGGGACCGGTTCGCCTCGTCCGTCACGGCCGTGCGCGCCGCTCTGCCGCACTGGCTGCTCGGTGCGGAGGCCGAGGCCTATGCCGCCCGTGTCGCCCGGCTGCAGGAGGCCGGAGTGCCGCCCGAGCTGTCCGCCGAGGCCGCGGCGGCACCCCTGCTGCCGGCCGCCCTCGACCTCGCCGTCGTCACGGAGCGGACCGGGGCGCCGGTCGCCCTCTCCGGACCGGTCATGCAGTGCCTGTCGGAGCGGCTGGGGCTGGTGCCGCTGCGCGAGCTGGTCCTCGCCCTGCCCCGCGACCGCCGCTGGCCGTCCATGGCGCGGGCCTCCCTGCGCGACGACCTGGCGTCGGAGACGGCATCCCTGACCGAGGACGTCCTGAGCGCCCGGCGTTCGGACGAGGACGAGCCGAAGGAGCTGGTGGCGGCCTGGGTGGCCGGCTGGGACGCCACGCAGGCCCGCTCGGCCGCGCAGCTCGCCGACATCGCCTCCGGTGAGCGGCACGAGCTCGCCGAGCTGCTCGTCGCCGTCCGCACGCTGCGTGGCCTGCGCAAACGCCGCCAGGCCCGTCGCCTCCCCCGCCCCGCGGCGCCGTAG
- a CDS encoding phage holin family protein, translating into MIKFALKVVLLAAVFYGLTYFDVLPGLEVLPNPDGPLGEYGTYLWIGLIFGVVNAIVGPVLRLLSLPFVLLTLGLFLLVINAALLALTAGITDRLTIDGFTTALLGGLILAVAGWAADQLLDR; encoded by the coding sequence GTGATCAAGTTCGCGCTCAAGGTCGTTCTCCTCGCGGCGGTCTTCTACGGGCTGACCTACTTCGACGTCCTGCCGGGGCTCGAGGTCCTGCCCAACCCCGACGGGCCGCTGGGCGAGTACGGCACCTACCTGTGGATCGGACTGATCTTCGGCGTCGTCAACGCGATCGTGGGCCCGGTGCTCCGGCTGCTGTCGCTGCCGTTCGTGCTGCTGACGCTCGGCCTGTTCCTGCTCGTCATCAACGCGGCGCTGCTCGCGCTGACAGCCGGGATCACCGACCGGCTCACCATCGACGGCTTCACGACCGCCCTCCTCGGCGGCCTCATCCTGGCCGTGGCCGGGTGGGCGGCCGACCAGCTGCTCGACCGCTGA